A genomic region of Thermodesulfovibrio aggregans contains the following coding sequences:
- a CDS encoding YbaB/EbfC family nucleoid-associated protein gives MSKKMFGEIMRQAQKIQEEIQRKQEEIKKMTVEATAGGGMVTVQANGAGEIISVKIDKEVVNPDDVEMLEDLVLAAVNEALKRAHELAQSEMAKVSLPFNLPGMPDLSSIFGRL, from the coding sequence ATGTCTAAAAAGATGTTTGGAGAGATAATGAGGCAAGCTCAAAAAATTCAGGAAGAAATTCAGAGAAAACAGGAAGAGATAAAAAAGATGACAGTTGAAGCAACAGCAGGCGGAGGAATGGTTACAGTTCAAGCAAATGGAGCAGGAGAAATTATTTCAGTAAAGATTGATAAAGAAGTTGTAAATCCTGATGATGTAGAAATGCTTGAAGATTTAGTTCTTGCTGCGGTAAATGAAGCATTAAAAAGAGCTCATGAACTTGCACAAAGCGAGATGGCTAAAGTTTCTCTACCGTTCAATCTTCCAGGAATGCCTGACCTAAGCAGTATTTTTGGAAGATTATGA